Proteins encoded within one genomic window of Micromonospora halotolerans:
- the wrbA gene encoding NAD(P)H:quinone oxidoreductase: protein MMEPVKVAVIYYSATGTVHALARAAADGAEKTGAQVRLRKVAETAPPEAVDARPEWAQHIRDTADVTEASPDDLAWADAVLFGTPTRFGNVASQLKAFIDTTGGLWFQGRLADKVYSAFTASNTAHGGQESTILALGNVFYHWGGIIVPPGYTDPVQFQSGNPYGTSHVAGDGPPGDVVLAAARHQARRVVDTAAALKAGRAA from the coding sequence ATCATGGAACCCGTGAAGGTCGCCGTCATCTACTACAGCGCCACCGGCACCGTGCACGCGCTGGCGCGAGCCGCCGCCGACGGCGCGGAGAAGACCGGCGCACAGGTGCGACTGCGCAAGGTCGCCGAGACGGCGCCGCCCGAGGCGGTCGACGCCCGGCCGGAGTGGGCGCAGCACATCCGCGACACCGCCGACGTCACCGAGGCCAGCCCGGACGACCTGGCCTGGGCCGACGCGGTGCTGTTCGGCACCCCCACCCGCTTCGGCAACGTGGCCAGCCAGCTCAAGGCGTTCATCGACACCACCGGCGGCCTGTGGTTCCAGGGCAGGCTCGCCGACAAGGTCTACTCGGCCTTCACGGCCTCCAACACCGCCCACGGCGGGCAGGAGTCGACCATCCTGGCGCTGGGGAACGTGTTCTACCACTGGGGCGGCATCATCGTGCCCCCCGGCTACACCGACCCCGTCCAGTTCCAGAGCGGCAATCCCTACGGCACCTCCCACGTGGCCGGCGACGGCCCACCCGGGGACGTGGTCCTGGCAGCCGCGCGTCACCAGGCCCGCCGGGTCGTCGACACCGCGGCGGCGCTCAAGGCCGGCCGCGCCGCCTGA
- a CDS encoding NAD(P)/FAD-dependent oxidoreductase produces the protein MSTTDTFVIVGAGLAGARAAQTLREEGFDGGVVVIGDEPERPYERPPLSKGLLTGGAEPDSVYVHEAGWYAEHDVDLRTAARAVAVDRSAREVRLADGQRIRYDKLLLATGATPRDLAAPGVDLDGVLRLRTLADSRRIGAALVDGAHLVIVGAGWIGLEVAAAARQRGATVDVVETAALPLHRVLGDEIARVFANLHRDHGVTFHFEAEVREIRGAGRVSAVLLADGTELPADAVVVAVGVRPNTELATTAGLTVENGIHVDASLRTADPDVHAAGDVANAYHPLLRRRLRVEHWANALHSGPAAARGMLGRPVSYDNLPYFYTDQYDLGMEYVGHAPSGASDRVVVRGDVAKREFIAFWTAGGRVLAGMNVNVWDVVPSIRRLVAAAHPVDLDRLADPDVPLDELLPPG, from the coding sequence ATGTCGACAACCGACACGTTCGTGATCGTGGGCGCCGGGCTCGCCGGCGCGCGGGCCGCGCAGACGCTGCGGGAGGAGGGCTTCGACGGCGGCGTCGTCGTGATCGGCGACGAGCCCGAGCGACCGTACGAGCGGCCACCACTGTCCAAGGGACTGCTGACCGGTGGCGCCGAACCCGACAGCGTGTACGTGCACGAGGCCGGGTGGTACGCCGAGCACGACGTCGACCTGCGCACGGCCGCCCGGGCCGTCGCCGTCGACCGCTCCGCCCGGGAGGTCCGGCTCGCCGACGGCCAGCGCATCCGGTACGACAAGCTGCTGCTGGCCACCGGCGCCACGCCCCGCGACCTCGCGGCGCCCGGCGTCGACCTCGACGGGGTGCTGCGGCTGCGTACCCTCGCCGACAGCCGGCGGATCGGCGCGGCGCTGGTCGACGGCGCGCACCTCGTGATCGTCGGGGCGGGCTGGATCGGCCTGGAGGTCGCCGCGGCCGCCCGGCAGCGCGGCGCCACCGTGGACGTGGTCGAGACCGCGGCGCTGCCGTTGCACCGGGTGCTCGGCGACGAGATCGCCCGGGTGTTCGCCAACCTGCACCGGGACCACGGCGTCACCTTCCACTTCGAGGCCGAGGTCCGCGAGATCCGCGGCGCCGGTCGCGTCTCGGCGGTCCTCTTGGCCGACGGCACCGAACTGCCCGCCGACGCCGTGGTGGTGGCCGTGGGCGTGCGGCCCAACACCGAGTTGGCGACGACGGCCGGCCTCACCGTCGAAAACGGAATCCACGTCGACGCGTCCCTGCGCACCGCCGACCCGGACGTCCACGCCGCCGGTGACGTCGCAAACGCCTACCATCCCCTGCTGCGCCGGCGCCTGCGCGTCGAGCACTGGGCCAACGCACTGCACAGCGGGCCGGCGGCGGCCCGCGGCATGCTCGGGCGGCCGGTCAGCTACGACAACCTGCCCTACTTCTACACCGACCAGTACGACCTCGGCATGGAGTACGTCGGACACGCCCCGTCCGGCGCGTCCGACCGGGTCGTCGTCCGGGGCGACGTCGCCAAGCGCGAGTTCATCGCCTTCTGGACCGCCGGCGGGCGGGTGCTCGCCGGCATGAACGTCAACGTGTGGGACGTCGTCCCGTCGATCCGGCGGCTGGTCGCCGCGGCGCACCCGGTCGACCTCGACCGGCTGGCCGACCCCGACGTGCCGCTCGACGAGCTGCTGCCGCCCGGCTAG
- a CDS encoding class I SAM-dependent methyltransferase — protein sequence MPSDAWAALANPFVEGAYASVKGRVRTYVLHAQLLRHLPEPPASVLDVGGGAAHQSLPLARLGYDVTVLDPSPAMLAKAEQRLRDEPDDVRRRVRLVEAPGEQAEAATGGQRFSAVLCHGVLMYLERPEPLVSALCRCTAPGGVVSVMALNARTLAVRPALDHRWADALAAFDAAGEVGVLGVDTRADTVEGLSDLLRQGGVDPEDWYGVWLFSDWLDLPADGTDVAAVAAVEFEASVRDPYRQLSRVFHLTGRARALAGGDKA from the coding sequence ATGCCGTCGGACGCCTGGGCCGCGTTGGCGAACCCGTTCGTGGAAGGTGCGTACGCCTCGGTCAAGGGGCGGGTGCGGACGTACGTCCTCCACGCCCAGCTGCTGCGGCACCTTCCCGAACCGCCGGCGAGCGTCCTCGACGTCGGCGGGGGCGCGGCCCACCAGTCGTTGCCGCTGGCCCGACTCGGGTACGACGTGACCGTCCTGGACCCGTCGCCGGCCATGCTCGCCAAGGCCGAGCAGCGGCTCAGGGACGAGCCGGACGACGTCCGGCGGCGGGTCCGGCTGGTCGAGGCGCCCGGCGAGCAGGCCGAGGCGGCGACCGGTGGGCAGCGGTTCAGCGCGGTGCTCTGCCACGGCGTGCTGATGTACCTCGAACGACCCGAGCCGCTGGTCTCCGCGCTGTGCCGCTGCACGGCACCCGGAGGTGTCGTCTCGGTCATGGCGCTCAACGCCCGCACGCTGGCCGTCCGTCCGGCCCTCGACCACCGCTGGGCCGACGCCCTGGCCGCGTTCGACGCCGCGGGCGAGGTCGGGGTGCTCGGCGTCGACACCCGTGCCGACACCGTCGAGGGCCTGTCCGACCTCCTGCGGCAGGGCGGGGTGGACCCGGAGGACTGGTACGGCGTCTGGCTGTTCTCGGACTGGCTGGACCTGCCGGCCGACGGTACGGATGTGGCGGCCGTGGCCGCCGTCGAGTTCGAAGCGAGCGTCCGGGACCCGTACCGGCAGCTCAGCCGTGTGTTCCACCTGACCGGCCGGGCGCGGGCGCTGGCGGGCGGCGATAAAGCCTGA
- a CDS encoding helix-turn-helix transcriptional regulator has product MSTGERWNAMAALVDRSRRALYDYVCRADHPVTREEAAEAHGMSRNLTAFHLDKLVESGLLRTRYETPADQPRGRGRTPKVYEAAGDGVAITVPERRYELIAEILADAVADDPHDAPEAARRHARQRGRDIGARVRDAGEDLVAVLAGLGFEPETLGDQVLLRNCPFHALASRQTALVCGLNHAFLTGMVDAAGRADLLPRLAPRPGACCVRLDAVPER; this is encoded by the coding sequence GTGAGCACGGGGGAGCGCTGGAACGCGATGGCCGCGCTCGTCGACCGGTCCCGACGGGCGCTCTACGACTACGTGTGCCGGGCCGATCACCCCGTCACCCGCGAGGAGGCGGCCGAGGCGCACGGCATGTCCCGCAACCTCACCGCGTTCCACCTCGACAAGCTCGTCGAATCCGGGCTGCTGCGGACCCGCTACGAGACACCGGCCGACCAGCCCCGGGGCCGGGGCCGGACGCCGAAGGTCTACGAGGCGGCCGGCGACGGCGTGGCGATCACCGTTCCGGAGCGGCGTTACGAGCTCATCGCCGAGATCCTCGCCGACGCGGTCGCCGACGACCCCCACGACGCCCCCGAGGCGGCGCGGCGGCATGCCCGGCAACGCGGCCGGGACATCGGCGCCCGGGTACGCGACGCCGGCGAGGACCTCGTCGCCGTACTGGCCGGCCTCGGCTTCGAACCCGAGACGCTCGGCGACCAGGTGCTGCTGCGCAACTGCCCGTTCCACGCCCTGGCCAGCCGGCAGACCGCCCTGGTCTGCGGGCTCAACCACGCGTTCCTCACCGGCATGGTCGACGCTGCCGGCCGGGCCGACCTGCTGCCCCGGCTCGCACCACGCCCCGGCGCCTGCTGCGTCCGGTTGGACGCCGTCCCCGAGCGGTAG
- a CDS encoding helix-turn-helix domain-containing GNAT family N-acetyltransferase, whose product MNSELIATVRRFNRTVTQRVGALDDQYMSRDRPLAQARLLWEIGPDGAEVAALRARLGLDSGYLSRLLRTLEGDGLVRVGPAGRAGGDARVRVAVLTEAGRSEWVELDERSDELARSILEPLSDQRRERLVAAMAEVERLLVGSMVVVEPCPPGDPQARACVRAYAHEVAQRFDDGFDPARSKPVRDEELIPPAGVFLLATLNGEPVGCGAVKLHADAPAEIKRVWVADGVRGLGVGRRLLEQLERYAAERGWTAVRLDTNRNLTEAIALYRSAGYREVAPYNDEPYAHHWFEKALAPVT is encoded by the coding sequence ATGAACTCGGAGCTCATCGCCACCGTGCGGCGGTTCAACCGGACGGTCACCCAACGGGTGGGCGCGCTCGACGATCAGTACATGTCCCGCGACCGGCCCCTCGCGCAGGCGCGGCTGCTGTGGGAGATCGGCCCCGACGGCGCCGAGGTCGCGGCGTTGCGGGCCCGGCTCGGTCTGGACTCCGGGTACCTCAGCCGGCTCCTGCGCACCCTGGAGGGTGACGGGCTCGTGCGCGTCGGCCCGGCGGGCCGGGCCGGCGGCGACGCTCGGGTGCGTGTCGCCGTCCTCACCGAGGCCGGGCGGTCGGAGTGGGTCGAGCTGGACGAGCGGTCCGACGAGCTGGCCCGGTCCATCCTCGAACCGCTCAGCGACCAGCGCCGCGAGCGCCTGGTCGCGGCGATGGCCGAGGTGGAGCGGCTGCTCGTCGGCTCCATGGTGGTCGTCGAGCCGTGCCCACCGGGAGATCCCCAGGCCCGCGCCTGCGTGCGGGCCTACGCCCACGAGGTCGCGCAGCGCTTCGACGACGGATTCGACCCGGCCCGGAGCAAGCCGGTCCGCGACGAGGAGCTCATCCCACCCGCCGGCGTGTTCCTGCTCGCCACGCTCAACGGCGAGCCCGTCGGCTGCGGCGCGGTGAAGCTCCACGCGGACGCGCCCGCGGAGATCAAGCGCGTCTGGGTGGCCGACGGCGTCCGGGGGCTCGGCGTCGGGCGGCGCCTGCTGGAGCAGTTGGAGCGGTACGCCGCCGAGCGCGGCTGGACCGCCGTCCGGCTGGACACCAACCGCAACCTGACCGAGGCGATCGCCCTGTACCGCTCGGCCGGCTACCGGGAGGTCGCGCCGTACAACGACGAGCCCTACGCGCACCACTGGTTCGAGAAGGCCCTGGCGCCCGTGACGTGA
- a CDS encoding phage holin family protein — protein sequence MSDATGHSGRDGRSGSPTDRLAQDVADVVREEIRAVRGQLTEAARPAGLGIALLATAGGCLVLGAGAASTTVLRLLESFLPRRLASAGLTAGYLATAVVLGAMGLEQLRAAGGSSARLADEVRDMVSATASRVVPAGTDAARDEWGR from the coding sequence ATGAGCGACGCGACCGGGCATTCGGGCCGCGATGGGCGAAGCGGCAGCCCGACCGACCGTCTGGCGCAGGATGTGGCGGACGTCGTCCGCGAGGAGATCCGCGCCGTCCGCGGGCAGTTGACCGAGGCCGCCCGCCCGGCCGGGCTGGGCATCGCGCTGCTGGCTACCGCGGGCGGTTGCCTGGTCCTCGGCGCCGGTGCGGCCTCCACCACGGTCCTGCGCCTGCTGGAGTCCTTCCTGCCTCGCCGGCTGGCATCCGCGGGCCTCACCGCCGGCTACCTGGCCACCGCGGTGGTCCTCGGCGCGATGGGGCTGGAGCAACTGCGCGCGGCCGGTGGCAGTTCGGCCCGGCTCGCGGACGAGGTGCGGGACATGGTGTCCGCGACCGCCTCCCGGGTGGTCCCGGCCGGCACCGATGCCGCCCGTGACGAATGGGGCCGGTAA
- a CDS encoding M1 family metallopeptidase: MRRHVPLTLLLAPLLVAACTTDPAAPAAGSAAPTTTPSPTAPAVDYTAWQAGRSTPVADKVYPARGTDALDVLHYDLALDWAPATRTLTGTATLRIRPTKDAPALVLDFMPYQVDGVTLDDTTVTGTVAKEKLTVTAPVVADKPVTLVVKYHGKPKTTPMPSHRKDVEDLGLTVTKEGGLWTMQEPFGAFTWYPANDQPSDEALYDIRVTVPAGWSAIASGTPAGQSGTTFTYRSADPVATYLTTLAVGKYQKLTAKGPRGIPLTFWYRKGADDKLLPYLKKSPQYLTWLEKKFGPYPFPSGGVVVVDSASGMESQQMITMGRKIENTKARRDRWGSDLLHEYAHQWFGNSVTPTTWTDLWLNEGWAQYAQDLYTKDTLHLSDASLDRYLRDADTAMRKKLGPPGKPNPKNFAEGNVYLCPEAMLHEIHRKLGDKVFFALARAWVQEQRNTQQDRASFIAFVNKQTGRDFTKLINTWLDSKTTPKTVAVA, encoded by the coding sequence ATGCGTCGCCACGTACCACTGACCCTGCTTCTCGCACCGCTGCTCGTCGCCGCGTGCACCACCGATCCGGCCGCCCCGGCCGCCGGCTCCGCCGCCCCCACGACCACGCCGAGCCCCACCGCCCCCGCCGTGGACTACACCGCCTGGCAGGCCGGGCGCTCGACCCCGGTCGCCGACAAGGTCTACCCGGCCCGGGGCACCGACGCCCTGGACGTCCTGCACTACGACCTGGCGCTGGACTGGGCGCCGGCGACCAGGACCCTCACGGGCACGGCCACCCTGCGGATCCGGCCCACCAAGGACGCTCCCGCCCTCGTCCTCGACTTCATGCCCTACCAGGTCGACGGGGTGACGCTGGACGACACGACGGTCACCGGCACCGTCGCCAAGGAGAAGCTGACCGTGACCGCGCCGGTCGTCGCCGACAAGCCGGTGACGCTGGTGGTCAAGTACCACGGCAAGCCGAAGACGACGCCGATGCCGTCGCACCGCAAGGACGTGGAGGACCTGGGCCTCACCGTCACGAAGGAGGGCGGCCTCTGGACGATGCAGGAGCCGTTCGGGGCGTTCACCTGGTACCCGGCCAACGACCAGCCGTCCGACGAGGCCCTCTACGACATCCGGGTGACCGTCCCGGCGGGCTGGTCCGCGATCGCCAGCGGCACCCCGGCCGGGCAGTCCGGGACCACGTTCACCTACCGCAGCGCCGACCCGGTCGCGACGTACCTGACCACCCTCGCGGTCGGGAAGTACCAGAAGCTGACCGCCAAGGGGCCGCGGGGCATTCCGCTGACCTTCTGGTACCGCAAGGGCGCCGACGACAAGCTGCTGCCGTACCTCAAGAAGTCCCCGCAGTATCTCACCTGGCTGGAGAAGAAGTTCGGTCCCTACCCGTTCCCGTCCGGTGGCGTCGTGGTGGTGGACTCGGCGTCCGGCATGGAGAGCCAGCAGATGATCACCATGGGCCGGAAGATCGAGAACACCAAGGCCCGCCGGGACCGCTGGGGAAGCGACCTGCTGCACGAGTACGCCCACCAGTGGTTCGGCAACTCCGTCACGCCGACCACCTGGACCGACCTGTGGCTCAACGAGGGCTGGGCCCAGTACGCCCAGGACCTGTACACCAAGGACACCCTGCACCTCAGCGACGCCAGCCTGGACCGGTACCTGCGGGACGCCGACACCGCCATGCGCAAGAAGCTCGGCCCGCCCGGCAAGCCCAACCCGAAGAACTTCGCCGAGGGCAACGTCTACCTCTGCCCGGAGGCCATGCTCCACGAGATCCACCGGAAGCTGGGCGACAAGGTGTTCTTCGCGCTGGCCCGCGCCTGGGTGCAGGAGCAGCGCAACACCCAGCAGGACCGGGCCTCGTTCATCGCCTTCGTCAACAAGCAGACCGGGCGCGACTTCACCAAGCTCATCAACACCTGGCTGGACTCGAAGACCACACCGAAGACCGTCGCCGTCGCGTGA
- a CDS encoding DUF2231 domain-containing protein — MDQAKHPVTNLAGRYGHPLHPALVAVPIGAWVASFAFDLATRYVPGSPDLADGARWLIGLGVLGALAAALAGFLDLFAIPTGTRAHRTALAHMAINLAVTGAYAVNFALRADDPPGPVAAGPLVLSAVSLAGLAVAGYLGGELAYRYGVRVADETTQAHGYHRTDKENS; from the coding sequence ATGGATCAGGCCAAGCACCCGGTGACCAACCTGGCCGGTCGCTACGGCCACCCGCTTCATCCCGCGCTGGTGGCGGTGCCGATCGGCGCCTGGGTGGCCAGCTTCGCGTTCGACCTGGCCACCCGTTACGTACCCGGGTCACCGGACCTGGCCGACGGCGCACGGTGGCTCATCGGCCTCGGCGTCCTCGGCGCGCTCGCCGCCGCGCTCGCCGGCTTCCTGGACCTGTTCGCCATCCCCACCGGCACCCGCGCGCACCGCACCGCGCTCGCGCACATGGCGATCAACCTGGCGGTCACCGGCGCGTACGCGGTGAACTTCGCCCTCCGGGCCGACGACCCGCCGGGTCCGGTGGCCGCGGGGCCGCTCGTGCTCTCGGCGGTCAGCCTCGCCGGGCTGGCCGTCGCCGGTTACCTCGGCGGCGAACTGGCCTACCGGTACGGCGTGCGCGTCGCCGACGAGACCACCCAGGCGCACGGCTACCACCGCACAGACAAGGAGAACTCCTGA
- the folE gene encoding GTP cyclohydrolase I FolE — MSVTALRVQHQRPRRDPAAAERAAAEFLTALGVDLSADGLADTPGRMARAYAELLTPREFQLTTFDNDEGYDELVLARAIPIRSVCEHHLLPFVGVAHVGYLPGERILGLSKLARVVELFAHGPQVQERLTKQIADWLTSHLRPRGVGVVIEAEHLCMTLRGVRAVGSSTITSTLLGTLREDHRSRAEFFTLTGVGPR; from the coding sequence GTGAGTGTCACCGCCCTGCGGGTGCAGCACCAGCGTCCCCGCCGCGACCCGGCCGCCGCCGAACGGGCGGCCGCGGAGTTCCTGACCGCGCTCGGCGTCGACCTCTCCGCCGACGGGCTCGCCGACACCCCGGGCCGGATGGCCCGCGCCTACGCCGAACTGCTCACCCCGCGCGAGTTCCAGCTGACCACCTTCGACAACGACGAGGGCTACGACGAGCTGGTGCTGGCCCGGGCCATCCCGATCCGGTCGGTCTGCGAACACCACCTGCTGCCGTTCGTCGGCGTGGCGCACGTCGGCTACCTGCCCGGCGAGCGCATCCTGGGACTGTCCAAACTGGCCCGGGTGGTCGAGCTGTTCGCCCACGGCCCCCAGGTCCAGGAGCGCCTCACCAAGCAGATCGCCGACTGGCTGACCAGCCACCTGCGCCCGCGCGGGGTCGGCGTCGTCATCGAAGCCGAGCACCTCTGCATGACGCTGCGCGGCGTCCGGGCCGTCGGCAGCAGCACCATCACCTCCACCCTGCTCGGCACGCTGCGCGAGGACCACCGCTCACGCGCCGAGTTCTTCACCCTGACCGGGGTCGGCCCCCGCTGA
- a CDS encoding multicopper oxidase family protein, whose protein sequence is MKRRDLLVFAGLAALAGCGSQGAGSKGNSGELTFTNRLRVPPVLDPAVAADGTKQFSLTMRAGRTEVLRGRPTPTWGFNGAFLGPTIRATRGDRVAMRVHNQLGEPSTVHWHGMRLPAVMDGGPHQTVQPGTTWLPHWTVDQPAATSWYHPHLHGSTAKHVYRGLAGLFLVDDPAPAAPDLPSTYGVDDIPLILQDKILDANGALQEDPKPTWGLIGDQILVNGVYDPFFEVTTTLVRLRILNGSNARMYNVEFVDRRRFHVIGTDAGLLAVPATVDRVQLSPGERLEVLVEFAPRDQVVLRSVAGDNGIDGGDYDLVKFVAADQLRPGPSVPRRLSASPRVEAPAGARERRFRLSGSDEINGREMEMTRIDEVVPAGATEIWQVQNTVYAHNFHIHEVAFRILDVDGRPPPAYLQGPKDTVFIPAKSTVRLAVQFGHHTDPRTPYMYHCHILRHEDEGMMGQFVIVEPGTEASVRRILPRHHHHG, encoded by the coding sequence GTGAAGCGTCGTGATCTTCTTGTGTTCGCCGGACTGGCCGCCCTCGCCGGATGCGGCAGCCAGGGCGCGGGTTCGAAGGGAAACTCCGGCGAGCTGACCTTTACCAACCGGCTGAGGGTGCCGCCGGTGCTGGATCCGGCCGTTGCCGCGGACGGCACCAAACAGTTTTCGCTGACGATGCGGGCCGGGCGGACGGAGGTGCTCCGGGGCAGGCCGACGCCGACGTGGGGTTTCAACGGCGCGTTCCTCGGCCCGACGATCCGCGCGACGCGTGGCGACCGTGTCGCGATGCGGGTGCACAACCAACTCGGTGAGCCGAGCACGGTCCACTGGCATGGCATGCGATTGCCCGCGGTGATGGACGGCGGCCCGCACCAGACAGTCCAGCCGGGCACCACCTGGCTTCCGCACTGGACGGTCGACCAGCCGGCGGCCACATCCTGGTACCACCCACATCTGCACGGCAGCACCGCAAAGCACGTGTACCGCGGACTGGCGGGTCTCTTCCTCGTCGATGACCCGGCGCCGGCCGCGCCGGACCTGCCCTCGACCTACGGGGTGGACGACATCCCGCTCATCCTCCAGGACAAGATCCTCGACGCGAACGGCGCGCTGCAGGAGGATCCCAAGCCGACATGGGGCCTCATCGGCGACCAGATCCTGGTCAACGGGGTCTACGACCCGTTCTTCGAGGTGACCACGACGCTGGTGCGGCTGCGCATCCTGAATGGCTCCAACGCGCGGATGTACAACGTCGAGTTCGTCGACCGGCGACGGTTCCACGTCATCGGCACCGACGCCGGCCTGTTGGCGGTGCCGGCCACGGTTGACCGCGTGCAGTTGAGCCCGGGGGAGCGGCTGGAGGTTCTGGTCGAGTTCGCCCCGCGCGACCAGGTCGTGCTGCGCAGCGTCGCCGGCGACAACGGCATCGACGGAGGGGACTACGACCTGGTGAAGTTCGTCGCGGCGGACCAGCTCAGGCCAGGGCCGTCGGTGCCGCGGCGGCTGTCCGCGAGCCCGCGCGTCGAGGCACCGGCCGGCGCTCGCGAGCGTAGGTTCCGGCTGAGCGGCAGCGACGAGATCAACGGGCGTGAGATGGAGATGACCCGGATCGACGAGGTGGTTCCGGCGGGAGCGACCGAGATCTGGCAGGTCCAGAACACCGTCTACGCCCACAACTTTCACATCCACGAGGTGGCATTCCGCATCCTGGACGTCGACGGGAGGCCGCCGCCGGCATACCTGCAGGGCCCGAAGGACACGGTCTTCATTCCCGCCAAGTCGACGGTGCGGCTCGCCGTGCAGTTCGGGCACCACACCGACCCGAGAACGCCCTACATGTACCACTGCCACATTCTCCGGCACGAGGACGAGGGCATGATGGGCCAGTTTGTGATCGTGGAGCCCGGGACCGAAGCGTCGGTGCGCCGCATACTGCCGCGCCACCATCATCATGGCTGA
- a CDS encoding ChaB family protein, whose product MPDKHEQAEEMRDDVPSTVARSDDKAVRTYKKTLESAEETYGDGERAHRTAFASLKHTHEKVGDHWEPKEHKGPSDPQAALGTPASRDRARPTAQGVDANASTGHLEEVARRVGIDDPERLDRDELVQAIEKANARATARARRR is encoded by the coding sequence ATGCCGGACAAGCACGAGCAGGCCGAGGAGATGCGCGACGACGTGCCGTCGACCGTCGCGCGTTCGGACGACAAGGCGGTCCGCACGTACAAGAAGACGCTGGAGTCGGCCGAGGAGACCTACGGCGACGGGGAGCGGGCGCACCGCACGGCGTTCGCGTCGCTGAAGCACACCCACGAGAAGGTCGGCGACCACTGGGAGCCCAAGGAACACAAGGGGCCGTCAGACCCGCAGGCGGCGCTGGGCACCCCGGCCTCCCGCGACCGGGCCCGCCCGACCGCCCAGGGGGTCGACGCCAACGCCAGCACGGGGCACCTCGAAGAGGTGGCCCGCCGGGTGGGCATCGACGATCCGGAGCGCCTGGACAGAGACGAGCTGGTCCAGGCCATCGAGAAGGCCAACGCCCGGGCCACCGCCCGCGCCCGGCGGAGGTGA
- the sigJ gene encoding RNA polymerase sigma factor SigJ: MTTPSEPGHGGPDPGFGAVVSERRRLTNVAYRLLGSLADAEDVVQETYARWYVLSPREREAIESPGAWLTTVASRICLDLLRSARVRRERYVGEWIPEPLPDRAEWTGGRSDGDTADPADRVTLDESVNMAFLVVLESMTPAERVAFVLHDVFRYSFGEVAEIVGRTPAACRQLASSARRRIRASRAPATPVARQAEVVRDFKQAWEARDIAALIGLLDPDVTAIGDGGGLVSAELHPIRGGEQVARVLVDVTGGAPDLRIVERTVNGRPGLVAQLAGVTVTVMAFDMAGDRITRIWAVRNPAKLRPWTTG; encoded by the coding sequence ATGACCACCCCATCCGAGCCAGGCCACGGCGGACCCGATCCGGGCTTCGGCGCGGTCGTGAGCGAGCGGCGGCGGCTGACCAACGTGGCGTACCGGCTTCTCGGCTCGCTGGCCGATGCCGAGGATGTCGTCCAGGAGACGTACGCCCGCTGGTACGTCCTGTCCCCGCGCGAGCGGGAAGCCATCGAGTCCCCGGGAGCCTGGCTCACGACGGTCGCCAGTCGCATCTGCCTCGACCTGCTGCGTTCGGCTCGGGTCCGGCGGGAGCGCTACGTGGGCGAGTGGATTCCGGAGCCGCTGCCCGATCGCGCGGAGTGGACCGGCGGGCGGTCGGACGGCGACACTGCCGACCCGGCCGACCGGGTCACCCTCGACGAGTCGGTCAACATGGCGTTCCTCGTCGTGCTCGAGTCGATGACCCCGGCCGAGCGCGTCGCGTTCGTCCTGCACGACGTCTTCCGCTACTCCTTCGGGGAGGTGGCCGAGATCGTCGGCCGTACCCCGGCGGCATGTCGGCAACTGGCCTCGTCGGCCCGCCGGCGCATCCGCGCGTCGCGGGCTCCCGCGACGCCGGTGGCGCGGCAGGCCGAGGTGGTCAGGGACTTCAAACAGGCGTGGGAGGCCAGGGACATCGCGGCCCTCATCGGCCTGCTCGACCCCGACGTCACGGCGATCGGCGACGGTGGCGGCCTGGTCAGTGCCGAACTCCACCCGATCCGGGGCGGCGAGCAGGTCGCCCGCGTGCTCGTCGACGTCACCGGCGGGGCACCTGACCTGAGGATCGTGGAGCGGACGGTCAACGGTCGGCCCGGCCTGGTGGCGCAGCTGGCCGGCGTCACGGTGACCGTGATGGCGTTCGACATGGCCGGCGACCGGATCACGCGGATCTGGGCGGTCCGCAACCCCGCGAAGCTCCGCCCATGGACGACGGGCTGA